In Isoptericola jiangsuensis, the following proteins share a genomic window:
- a CDS encoding DUF2599 domain-containing protein → MRKKFGVILGATTLGLGLSVAPASATGQDDAANAIEAIESVAPESLAAVATADGVVLSDPADAEVDEFGRSAAKAAMIDPTNPESPIRVEIPEDPADGILLEQAGFASINIGLPNSAQADDVEYGDLDIATYDNNDGSKTVPIVNPDGAVQITTVISGPEAPARYVYPITMPAGAELVDAGDGYFAVVQADSTPLAMIEPAWALDANGNDVATRYEVEGHSLVQVVEHGDGTAYPVVADPAVAGKYIKKFTITKKTNGFTFGIYPVNAWNVTVSASEYYAEYKLYVNSQYEGQKYYDQIRCHWDFAPFKTPWNIDSWRPNVGYAATVAALCNP, encoded by the coding sequence TTGAGAAAGAAGTTCGGCGTTATCTTGGGCGCCACCACTCTTGGCCTTGGCCTGAGTGTCGCCCCAGCCAGCGCCACAGGCCAGGACGACGCGGCTAACGCAATCGAAGCGATCGAGAGCGTCGCCCCGGAATCCCTCGCCGCAGTCGCGACAGCTGACGGCGTTGTCTTGTCGGACCCGGCCGACGCGGAAGTAGATGAGTTTGGCCGATCAGCCGCGAAGGCCGCAATGATCGACCCAACCAACCCGGAAAGTCCTATCAGAGTAGAAATCCCCGAGGATCCTGCCGACGGAATTCTGTTGGAGCAAGCGGGATTCGCGAGCATCAATATTGGTCTGCCAAATAGCGCGCAGGCCGACGACGTGGAGTACGGCGATCTAGACATCGCGACATACGACAACAATGACGGTTCAAAGACCGTGCCCATCGTCAATCCTGACGGAGCGGTGCAGATCACAACCGTTATTTCTGGGCCTGAGGCCCCGGCGAGGTACGTGTACCCGATCACCATGCCAGCGGGTGCCGAGCTCGTTGATGCTGGCGATGGGTACTTTGCTGTTGTGCAGGCGGACTCGACCCCCCTTGCGATGATCGAGCCTGCATGGGCACTCGATGCAAACGGAAATGACGTGGCGACCCGCTACGAGGTCGAAGGACATTCGCTCGTTCAGGTAGTAGAGCACGGGGATGGAACCGCCTATCCTGTCGTCGCTGATCCCGCGGTTGCGGGAAAGTACATCAAGAAGTTCACCATCACCAAGAAGACAAATGGGTTCACATTCGGAATCTATCCAGTCAACGCCTGGAATGTGACCGTGAGTGCGAGCGAGTACTACGCTGAGTACAAGCTATACGTCAATTCCCAGTACGAGGGGCAAAAGTACTACGACCAAATCAGGTGTCATTGGGACTTCGCGCCCTTCAAGACGCCTTGGAACATCGATTCGTGGCGCCCCAACGTCGGCTACGCTGCGACGGTTGCGGCTCTGTGCAACCCATGA
- a CDS encoding transposase family protein has protein sequence MITYRATLDVPPDTLRTVTRWIAAHRRVRDIRPWQRVATARTQALLVLRWFKDSTRVHLLARDAEISIATAYRYLHEAVDVIALRAPDLHDVLATARQEDWPYVCLDGTLVATMQLHGPKNPSGAESWYSGKHHRHGGNIQVLCDPTGYPVWVSPVSPGSTHDITAARTRNKLLTGLRSVAERGNALLKKTWPALQMVTLDPHRLTKITAAALVLLHLQRGARRSRW, from the coding sequence TTGATCACCTATCGTGCCACCCTCGACGTGCCTCCTGACACCCTGCGCACCGTGACGCGCTGGATCGCGGCGCACCGCCGGGTTCGAGACATCCGCCCGTGGCAACGCGTGGCGACCGCGCGCACGCAGGCGCTGCTGGTGCTGCGCTGGTTCAAGGACTCCACGCGGGTCCACCTGCTGGCGCGGGACGCGGAGATCTCGATCGCGACGGCCTACCGGTACCTGCACGAGGCCGTCGACGTCATCGCCCTGCGGGCTCCCGACCTGCACGACGTGCTGGCTACCGCCCGCCAAGAGGACTGGCCGTACGTGTGCCTCGACGGCACCCTGGTCGCGACGATGCAGCTGCACGGCCCGAAGAACCCCTCCGGGGCGGAGTCCTGGTACTCCGGCAAGCATCACCGCCACGGCGGCAACATCCAGGTCCTGTGCGACCCCACGGGCTACCCCGTGTGGGTCTCCCCGGTCAGTCCGGGCTCCACCCACGACATCACCGCCGCCAGAACCCGCAACAAGCTCCTGACCGGTCTGCGGTCCGTGGCCGAACGCGGCAACGCCCTGCTGAAGAAGACCTGGCCCGCCCTGCAGATGGTCACCCTCGACCCGCATCGCCTCACCAAGATCACCGCCGCTGCCCTCGTCTTGCTCCACCTTCAACGAGGAGCCCGACGATCACGCTGGTGA
- a CDS encoding IS30 family transposase has translation MSRRRAAQQVGVNVRTALDWDAGVRKARGARIYPDGRRVDYTTGVTTHVEVAITPSLAALEAELDPRFLTLAEREQIADLRREGASLRAIGRALGRPASTIKREIDARSAGGVYRPHAAQRSWVASRARPKRAKLAVNGPLRQYVTAKLAVRWSPEQICHALVKEYPNDESMRVSTETIYQALYVQARGGLRREVAAALRTGRTRRKPRRSAEQRTPRFADEMVMISERPAQVADRAVPGHWEGDLIVGTASQSAIVTLVERTTRYVLLGHLPGGHTAEEVRDVLVPLIGTLPAHLRGSLTWDQGSEMAAHRQFTMATNVPVYFCDPHSPWQRGSNENTNGLLRQYFPKGTDLRAYGPEDLEHVAQELNGRPRKTLDWDTPAERLRGLLTAT, from the coding sequence ATGTCCCGGCGGCGGGCCGCGCAGCAGGTCGGGGTCAACGTGCGTACCGCGCTGGACTGGGACGCCGGGGTACGGAAGGCTCGCGGGGCTCGCATCTACCCGGATGGTCGCCGGGTGGACTACACCACGGGCGTGACGACTCATGTGGAAGTGGCCATCACGCCCTCGCTCGCTGCGCTGGAGGCCGAGCTGGATCCACGGTTCTTGACGTTGGCGGAGCGGGAGCAGATCGCTGACCTGCGCCGTGAGGGCGCCTCGTTGCGGGCGATCGGGCGGGCGTTGGGGCGCCCGGCCTCGACGATCAAGCGTGAGATCGACGCCCGGTCGGCCGGCGGGGTCTACCGACCCCATGCGGCCCAGCGGTCCTGGGTGGCGTCTCGGGCGCGCCCCAAGCGGGCCAAGCTCGCCGTGAATGGTCCGCTGCGCCAGTACGTGACCGCCAAGCTCGCGGTGCGGTGGTCGCCCGAACAGATCTGTCACGCTCTGGTCAAGGAGTATCCGAACGACGAGAGCATGCGGGTGAGTACCGAGACGATCTACCAGGCGCTCTACGTCCAGGCCCGCGGCGGGCTGCGTCGTGAGGTCGCGGCCGCGCTGCGCACCGGACGCACCCGCCGCAAGCCGCGCCGTAGCGCGGAGCAGCGCACGCCCCGGTTCGCCGACGAGATGGTGATGATCTCCGAACGACCGGCCCAGGTCGCCGACCGGGCCGTGCCCGGCCACTGGGAAGGTGACCTGATCGTGGGTACCGCCTCGCAGTCCGCGATCGTGACCCTGGTGGAACGCACCACCCGCTACGTGCTCCTGGGACACCTGCCCGGTGGACACACCGCCGAGGAGGTCCGCGACGTTCTGGTCCCGCTGATCGGGACCCTGCCCGCGCACCTGCGTGGCTCGCTGACCTGGGACCAGGGCAGCGAGATGGCCGCCCATCGCCAGTTCACGATGGCCACGAACGTGCCGGTCTACTTCTGCGACCCGCACTCGCCCTGGCAGCGCGGATCGAACGAGAACACCAACGGTCTGCTGCGTCAGTACTTCCCCAAGGGCACCGACCTGCGGGCCTACGGGCCCGAAGACCTCGAACACGTCGCCCAGGAACTCAACGGCCGACCACGCAAGACGCTCGACTGGGATACCCCAGCCGAGCGTCTGCGTGGTCTACTGACGGCCACATAA
- a CDS encoding FAD-dependent oxidoreductase → MSEAPRPFTDAEMRTLARYGESRTVESGEVLRRAGDRTGTLFVLESASADAVREATVLRAEAVVASFAPRSPLGEVNLLMGHRAFLTVRVTRPGQVIHIERDALRRLMAHEDALARLLLMTFTRRREHLLDHAAECLEIVGSVDTARGLALRSFLTRMSVPHRWHEPTSPQGRTACDHAGLTAADLPAAFRAQGVTTQVTPEFVAAWWGLADVPGSGSPVLDVAVVGAGPAGMAAAVGCASEGLSTVVVDATGPGGQAGTSSRIENYLGFPAGLSGADLATRAALQALKFGAHLLAPARVTAVEPTADGHQRVDLSSGARLTARTVVLATGVTYRRLGVPDEEEFLGAGLHHAATAVEAGLVAGRPCVVVGGANSAGQAAVFLAQHGCHVTVVLRSGDLRAGMSQYLVDRITASESIDVLPGATVTALTGSIDGLEVHLDRPGSTGPLAAAGVFSLIGGTPHADMFDGERDATGYVLTHPHVAAPRPGALMYETSQRNVFAVGDVRAGSLRRVAAAAGEGASVVASLHEALRRAHQPA, encoded by the coding sequence GTGTCTGAGGCGCCTCGTCCCTTCACCGACGCCGAGATGCGGACCCTTGCCCGCTACGGCGAGTCCCGCACCGTCGAAAGCGGCGAGGTGCTCCGCCGAGCCGGGGACCGGACCGGGACCCTCTTCGTGCTCGAGTCGGCCAGCGCCGACGCGGTTCGCGAGGCCACCGTGCTGCGCGCCGAGGCAGTGGTGGCCTCGTTCGCGCCCCGCAGCCCGCTGGGGGAGGTGAACCTCCTGATGGGTCACCGTGCCTTCCTCACCGTGCGGGTGACCCGGCCCGGGCAGGTGATCCACATCGAGCGCGACGCCCTGAGGCGACTCATGGCGCACGAGGACGCCCTGGCCCGGCTGCTGCTGATGACGTTCACCCGGCGCCGGGAGCACCTGCTGGACCACGCGGCGGAGTGCCTCGAGATCGTCGGCAGCGTGGACACGGCGCGAGGACTCGCGCTGCGTTCCTTCCTCACCCGGATGAGCGTGCCCCACCGGTGGCACGAACCGACATCGCCCCAAGGCCGGACCGCCTGCGACCACGCCGGCCTGACCGCGGCCGACCTGCCGGCCGCGTTCCGCGCCCAAGGCGTCACCACACAGGTCACGCCCGAGTTCGTCGCCGCCTGGTGGGGCCTGGCCGACGTCCCCGGCTCCGGGTCACCCGTCCTCGACGTGGCCGTCGTCGGGGCGGGACCTGCGGGTATGGCCGCTGCTGTCGGATGTGCCTCGGAGGGGTTGAGCACCGTCGTGGTGGACGCCACCGGTCCGGGAGGGCAGGCCGGCACCTCCAGCCGGATCGAGAACTACCTCGGATTCCCCGCGGGCCTGTCAGGAGCAGACCTCGCGACCCGCGCAGCCCTCCAAGCACTCAAGTTCGGCGCCCACCTCCTCGCACCGGCCCGGGTGACCGCGGTGGAACCGACCGCCGACGGCCACCAACGCGTCGACCTCAGCTCCGGTGCGCGTCTGACCGCACGCACCGTCGTGCTCGCCACCGGCGTCACTTACCGCCGACTCGGAGTACCCGACGAGGAAGAGTTCCTCGGCGCAGGGCTGCACCATGCCGCCACAGCGGTCGAAGCCGGCCTGGTCGCCGGACGCCCGTGCGTCGTGGTCGGCGGCGCCAACTCCGCCGGGCAAGCCGCCGTCTTCCTCGCGCAACACGGATGCCACGTCACCGTCGTGCTGCGCTCCGGCGACCTGCGCGCCGGCATGTCGCAGTACCTCGTGGACCGCATCACGGCCTCGGAGTCCATCGACGTCCTGCCCGGCGCGACGGTCACCGCACTGACCGGGAGCATCGACGGGCTCGAGGTCCACCTCGACCGGCCAGGCTCGACCGGACCTCTGGCCGCGGCTGGCGTCTTCAGCCTGATCGGCGGCACGCCCCACGCCGACATGTTCGACGGCGAACGCGACGCCACCGGATACGTCCTCACTCACCCACACGTCGCAGCCCCGCGGCCAGGAGCACTGATGTACGAGACCAGCCAGCGCAACGTCTTCGCCGTCGGGGACGTCCGCGCCGGCTCGCTCCGACGGGTCGCCGCGGCCGCCGGCGAAGGAGCGAGCGTCGTCGCATCCCTCCACGAAGCGCTCCGGCGCGCACACCAGCCCGCCTGA
- a CDS encoding MBL fold metallo-hydrolase, with translation MTGELRLVHIGGPTLLIEVDGWRLLVDPTFDPPGRRYGFGFGTSSVKLTGPAIGVDDLPPIDVVLLSHDHHADNLDDAGRRLLPEVPRVVSTRAAARRLRMPNVTGLDPWSTTEICDPDRPTLRVTATPCRHGPAGSRPIVGDVVGFVVEPTAGTGAIWITGDTVKIPALAEVPRRFTIDTMIMHLGRVRFPLTGPLRYSMDGRDALELVRTVRPRRAVPVHYEGWSHFSEPAADLQHVLDAADQQLRERVVWLTPGVPTRV, from the coding sequence ATGACCGGAGAACTGCGACTCGTCCACATCGGCGGGCCTACCCTGCTCATCGAGGTCGACGGCTGGCGTCTACTGGTGGACCCGACGTTCGACCCGCCCGGGCGCCGCTACGGCTTCGGGTTCGGCACCTCGTCGGTCAAGCTCACCGGTCCGGCCATCGGCGTGGACGACCTGCCCCCGATCGACGTGGTCCTGCTCAGCCACGACCACCACGCGGACAACCTCGACGACGCCGGGCGTCGGCTGCTGCCCGAAGTCCCGCGCGTGGTGTCCACCAGGGCGGCGGCCCGCCGGCTGCGGATGCCGAACGTGACCGGCCTCGACCCCTGGTCGACGACCGAGATCTGCGACCCCGACCGGCCGACGCTGCGCGTGACGGCCACCCCGTGCCGCCACGGACCGGCCGGGAGCCGCCCGATCGTCGGGGACGTCGTCGGCTTCGTCGTCGAGCCGACCGCCGGCACCGGCGCGATCTGGATCACCGGCGACACCGTCAAGATCCCCGCACTGGCCGAGGTGCCCCGACGCTTCACGATCGACACGATGATCATGCACCTGGGTCGTGTCCGGTTCCCCCTGACCGGACCCCTGCGTTACAGCATGGACGGCCGCGACGCCCTGGAGCTGGTCCGCACGGTCCGGCCCCGCCGTGCGGTGCCGGTGCACTACGAGGGATGGAGTCACTTCAGCGAACCCGCCGCGGACCTGCAGCACGTCCTGGACGCCGCCGACCAGCAGCTCCGTGAACGCGTCGTGTGGTTGACCCCGGGAGTGCCCACCCGTGTCTGA